From Oceanispirochaeta sp., the proteins below share one genomic window:
- a CDS encoding HAMP domain-containing sensor histidine kinase, with product MLIFMKSIFWRLFSAFIFIILISVLLSAVIEYSTTSSKLPHLLTEIRSQNMAQILGAAYTRDGGWGNIQQEIKRMKTDENTESSVDLSMRFVVKDKNGKTLYNSFSDLIHLGNIPLIEGNSVQIEDRETSELVGRVTIYISRQFLEMESARYLVSIFKSRILQGLISILILIFVAAFLSRRITAPIIALTKATQSITQSGEASLLPVKSSDEIGLMSESFNKMILSLKTQKNLRKKLISDVSHEINTPLSVIKLEAMGLNDSIVSSKKASNQIIDEVDTLSNLVHDLDWLAETDSGEYKLDLETYSIERLIKTEVERWQLKAELVNTTLEFKESPSPLPDLTIDVVRMSQVLGNLIENGIKYTPPGTRLTVECRREEDRVVIAIQENGPGIASEELPFIFERFYRVDQSRVRNKVGRGLGLSIVKQIVELHQGRVWAESSEGKGCCFFVSLPY from the coding sequence ATGCTGATTTTTATGAAATCAATATTCTGGCGTCTATTCAGTGCTTTTATTTTCATAATACTAATCTCAGTGCTATTGAGCGCAGTCATTGAATACTCAACGACCAGTTCAAAATTACCCCATCTGCTGACAGAGATCAGGTCACAGAATATGGCTCAGATTCTCGGTGCGGCTTACACGAGAGATGGAGGATGGGGGAATATTCAACAAGAAATCAAGAGAATGAAAACAGATGAGAATACAGAAAGCTCAGTAGATCTCTCCATGAGATTTGTGGTCAAGGATAAGAATGGAAAGACTCTGTATAACAGTTTCTCCGACCTGATCCATCTGGGGAATATCCCGCTCATTGAAGGAAATTCTGTTCAGATAGAGGATAGAGAGACCTCAGAGCTTGTCGGTAGGGTGACCATCTATATCAGCCGTCAATTTCTTGAAATGGAATCTGCCCGTTACCTCGTCTCAATATTTAAGTCCCGGATACTCCAGGGTCTGATCTCTATTCTCATTTTGATCTTTGTGGCCGCATTTTTGTCCCGCCGGATCACGGCACCCATCATTGCACTGACAAAGGCAACTCAAAGTATTACTCAAAGCGGGGAAGCTTCTCTTCTGCCGGTAAAATCATCCGATGAAATAGGGCTGATGAGTGAATCCTTCAATAAGATGATACTTTCACTTAAAACACAAAAGAACCTGAGAAAAAAACTGATCAGTGATGTCAGCCATGAAATTAATACACCCCTGAGTGTTATCAAACTGGAAGCAATGGGATTGAATGATAGTATAGTTTCATCGAAAAAAGCATCTAACCAAATCATTGACGAAGTAGATACACTTAGCAATCTTGTACATGATCTGGACTGGCTTGCCGAAACGGATTCGGGAGAATATAAACTTGATTTAGAAACCTATTCTATAGAACGCCTCATAAAAACAGAAGTTGAGCGTTGGCAGTTAAAAGCTGAATTGGTTAACACAACCCTGGAATTCAAAGAGTCCCCCTCCCCGTTACCCGACTTGACCATAGATGTTGTCCGGATGAGTCAGGTTTTGGGAAATCTCATTGAGAATGGAATAAAGTACACCCCCCCAGGGACCAGGCTGACAGTGGAATGCAGGAGAGAGGAGGATCGAGTGGTGATCGCCATTCAGGAGAATGGACCCGGAATCGCTTCGGAAGAGTTACCCTTTATTTTCGAAAGGTTTTACCGGGTGGATCAATCCCGTGTCAGGAACAAGGTTGGAAGAGGCCTTGGTTTGTCCATCGTCAAGCAAATAGTGGAATTGCATCAGGGACGTGTCTGGGCGGAAAGTTCCGAAGGAAAGGGATGTTGTTTTTTTGTATCACTCCCTTATTAA
- a CDS encoding response regulator transcription factor: protein MTNTILIIEDEKRIAEWISIYLERAGFTAENAYDGKMGLQLARTLNPDLILLDLMLPQLNGMEICRILRQDSDVPIIMLTAKGRKEDKINGLDCGADDYITKPFDPDELVVRVKTVLRRSKGHVQKILSCGILSLDETTQKVLLDGQTIKLSKAQFDILSVFMRYPNVVLTRNQLIEQAFDNNFESFDRAIDTHIRRLRKIIHIHNFAPIQTIYGAGYKLVC, encoded by the coding sequence TTGACGAATACAATCTTAATCATTGAAGATGAAAAACGTATAGCTGAATGGATCAGTATATACCTTGAGCGAGCCGGTTTTACTGCTGAGAATGCCTACGATGGAAAGATGGGCCTTCAACTGGCACGGACCCTCAACCCTGATCTTATACTTCTGGATTTAATGCTGCCCCAACTCAATGGTATGGAAATTTGCCGCATTCTTCGTCAGGATTCTGATGTTCCTATAATCATGTTGACCGCAAAAGGCAGGAAGGAAGATAAAATTAATGGCCTGGACTGTGGAGCAGATGATTACATTACAAAACCCTTCGATCCGGATGAATTGGTTGTTCGCGTTAAAACAGTTCTCCGACGGTCCAAAGGTCATGTTCAGAAGATTCTCAGCTGTGGCATACTCTCTCTGGATGAAACCACTCAGAAAGTCCTTCTGGATGGACAGACGATCAAGTTAAGCAAGGCTCAATTTGATATATTATCAGTGTTTATGCGGTATCCGAATGTTGTACTGACCAGGAACCAACTCATAGAACAGGCTTTCGACAACAATTTTGAGTCATTTGATCGCGCCATAGATACCCATATTCGTCGTCTGAGAAAGATCATTCATATACACAACTTCGCTCCCATACAGACGATTTACGGAGCAGGATATAAACTGGTATGCTGA